From a region of the Candidatus Brocadia sp. genome:
- a CDS encoding LamG domain-containing protein codes for MLRIKNVCPYMVALIMPVLLGLIGTTMTVSAQMTPTPSPIPGELAHYSFEEGSGVSAGDSSGNGNDGIVYGATWTTGKIGNALSFDNIDDYVSIPTQNSDEISFCAWFYKNENDTVNADTLFDGLRNHSDLQLKEGFNFVFFNSSPNVLRFMVETQNAAGVKMQRAAQYNFVNSVGSWHHVVGTYNKTTGDQKLFVNGQLVHTVSHQAGNTIVPLTYFPDMKIGQSASLTRNAYFNGIIDEVCIFNRPLTGDEVMAIYSGSHVTPTPSPTPEPSPTPEPSPTPSPEPTPSPTPDPTPNPTPSPISGELAHYSFEEGSGVSVGDSSGNGNDGIVYGATWAAGKIGNALSFDNIDDYVSIPTQNSDEISFCAWFYKYGIDTLNPDGLFGGLRNSSHTQLKEGFDFKFFYSSPDILRFTVETQNATGFRVQRSAHYDFVNSAGSWHHVVGTYDKTTGDQKLYVDGQLVHTVRHPAGNTIVPLTYFPDMKIGQSGPLTRNAYFNGVIDEIRIFNRPLSGDEVLAIYNN; via the coding sequence ATGCTGAGAATAAAGAATGTATGTCCTTATATGGTAGCACTCATAATGCCCGTGCTGTTAGGATTAATTGGAACTACAATGACAGTCAGTGCTCAGATGACACCAACCCCAAGTCCCATTCCAGGGGAGCTTGCCCATTACTCTTTTGAGGAAGGCAGCGGAGTTAGTGCAGGCGATTCATCCGGTAACGGGAATGATGGTATCGTTTATGGCGCTACCTGGACAACAGGAAAAATAGGAAATGCACTGAGCTTTGATAATATCGATGATTACGTGTCGATCCCTACCCAGAATAGTGATGAAATTTCCTTTTGCGCGTGGTTTTATAAGAATGAGAATGATACCGTAAATGCGGATACTTTATTTGATGGGCTAAGAAATCATTCTGATTTACAATTAAAAGAAGGCTTTAATTTTGTTTTTTTCAATAGCTCTCCTAATGTTTTAAGATTTATGGTTGAAACTCAGAATGCAGCTGGTGTAAAGATGCAGAGGGCTGCACAGTATAATTTTGTTAATTCTGTAGGGAGTTGGCATCATGTGGTTGGAACGTATAATAAGACAACGGGGGATCAGAAGTTGTTTGTCAATGGGCAGTTGGTTCATACTGTAAGTCACCAGGCAGGAAATACCATCGTCCCTTTAACTTATTTTCCAGATATGAAGATCGGCCAATCGGCGTCTTTAACAAGAAACGCTTACTTCAATGGAATTATTGACGAGGTATGTATTTTTAATCGACCATTGACTGGTGACGAGGTTATGGCTATCTATTCGGGCAGTCATGTAACACCAACGCCATCGCCGACGCCGGAACCATCACCAACACCTGAACCATCGCCAACTCCATCGCCGGAGCCTACACCAAGTCCGACACCAGACCCAACGCCAAATCCTACTCCGAGTCCCATTTCAGGGGAGCTTGCACATTACTCGTTTGAGGAAGGGAGTGGAGTTAGTGTAGGCGATTCATCCGGTAACGGGAATGATGGTATTGTTTATGGCGCTACTTGGGCAGCAGGAAAAATAGGAAATGCGCTGAGCTTTGATAATATCGATGATTACGTATCGATTCCTACCCAGAATAGTGATGAAATTTCCTTTTGCGCGTGGTTTTATAAGTATGGAATTGATACCCTGAATCCGGATGGCTTATTTGGGGGACTTAGAAACAGTTCTCATACACAATTAAAAGAGGGTTTTGATTTTAAGTTTTTTTATAGTTCTCCTGATATATTAAGATTTACGGTTGAAACTCAGAACGCTACGGGTTTCCGTGTTCAGAGAAGCGCGCACTATGATTTTGTTAATTCAGCAGGGAGTTGGCATCATGTGGTGGGTACGTACGACAAGACAACGGGGGACCAGAAGTTATATGTCGATGGGCAATTGGTTCATACGGTAAGGCATCCTGCAGGAAATACCATTGTCCCCTTAACCTATTTTCCCGATATGAAAATCGGGCAATCAGGGCCTTTAACGAGAAACGCTTACTTCAACGGAGTTATTGATGAGATACGCATCTTCAATCGACCATTGAGTGGCGATGAGGTCCTGGCTATCTACAATAACTAA
- a CDS encoding DUF2024 family protein, whose product MKVAVYDTYVVKKNGVTMHFDIIVPKEQSHEKAIQYGLEYLKRVGQEGQPLTTQECRFCHTENASENVKKVIEDSGYYIHEMEGCK is encoded by the coding sequence ATGAAAGTGGCTGTCTACGATACATACGTTGTTAAAAAAAATGGAGTAACAATGCATTTTGATATTATCGTCCCAAAGGAACAGTCCCACGAAAAGGCCATTCAGTATGGACTTGAATATCTAAAAAGAGTGGGACAAGAGGGGCAACCACTTACGACGCAAGAATGTCGCTTCTGTCACACGGAAAACGCGTCCGAGAATGTTAAAAAGGTTATAGAAGATAGTGGTTATTATATTCATGAAATGGAAGGATGTAAATGA
- a CDS encoding chloride channel protein translates to MLPHIRTKIRLFSFGKIIPWLNRQEFSESAALAVIAILVGITSGIGVWLFKQLFNVIYRYAFEGIDTPLGLLHRKENALRFFQDLANWAGFDRIGTALGSMGNWMIFLIPAIGGLIIGLISHFLIGKERYVGIAGIMESVALGGGRLPYRKIPTKTVAAALSIGSGASVGPADPSVQIGAYLGSMFGQLLRLSDERIRALVASGAAGGIAAAFNAPIAGIFFALEIIIGELSVNAFGIVTLASVISSVFTQAISGHQPAFRIPAYAFNSVWELPLYFGLGVLSGLSAAFYIRLHHFTRGIFDKWNAARWLKPVVAGIAVGFVGMHLPQVFGIGYVTIENILAGKPLTVTLLLSLALSRLVLTPICISSGFHGGVFAPALFSGASLGGAYGLVANQVFPSLNISPPAFAMVGMAAVLAGTIHAPITSFILLFEMTHDYRIILPLIAAVNVSLFLSWHLQHDSVYTLGLTRKGIRLHRGRDVDVLETITVKEVMETEFVTLRESDTLAVATDLLNRKRQHGLPVLNDDGELSGIITVQDIDRAQENDSDIVRIVGEVCTRELLFAYPDETIGVALRRIGVRNVGQLPVVARENQRRLVGLLRNADIARAYDLAVTRRAATRQRMYY, encoded by the coding sequence ATGCTACCACATATCCGGACAAAAATAAGATTATTTTCTTTCGGGAAGATCATACCCTGGCTCAATCGTCAGGAATTTTCTGAATCAGCCGCCCTTGCTGTAATAGCGATACTTGTTGGCATTACCAGTGGTATAGGCGTATGGCTCTTCAAACAACTGTTTAACGTAATATATCGGTATGCATTCGAAGGGATAGACACACCTCTGGGCCTTTTGCACCGAAAAGAAAACGCCCTTCGATTTTTTCAGGATTTGGCAAATTGGGCCGGATTTGACAGAATAGGGACAGCACTAGGTTCCATGGGCAATTGGATGATCTTCCTTATACCTGCCATTGGCGGCCTCATCATTGGACTGATCTCCCATTTTTTAATCGGCAAGGAACGGTATGTAGGCATCGCTGGCATTATGGAATCTGTGGCATTAGGAGGGGGACGGCTGCCCTACCGAAAAATACCAACCAAAACTGTTGCTGCTGCATTATCTATCGGTTCCGGCGCTTCCGTGGGGCCAGCAGACCCTTCAGTGCAGATTGGTGCCTACTTAGGGTCCATGTTTGGCCAACTCTTGCGCCTTTCTGATGAACGAATTCGCGCCCTCGTTGCATCAGGCGCTGCCGGGGGGATTGCCGCAGCCTTCAACGCTCCTATTGCTGGCATATTTTTCGCATTGGAAATTATTATAGGCGAACTGAGCGTAAATGCCTTCGGTATCGTCACGCTAGCGTCTGTGATCTCATCTGTGTTTACTCAGGCCATATCAGGGCATCAACCTGCGTTTCGTATCCCTGCATATGCTTTTAACTCAGTATGGGAATTGCCGCTCTATTTTGGATTAGGTGTGCTATCGGGACTCAGTGCAGCATTCTATATTCGTTTACATCATTTCACACGGGGTATTTTTGATAAATGGAATGCCGCGCGCTGGCTCAAACCCGTAGTTGCTGGCATCGCCGTCGGCTTCGTTGGAATGCATCTGCCTCAGGTGTTTGGCATAGGTTATGTCACCATTGAAAATATTTTAGCAGGCAAACCACTGACGGTTACTCTCCTGCTTTCACTGGCATTATCCAGGCTGGTGCTAACGCCAATTTGCATCAGCAGCGGTTTTCACGGTGGTGTGTTTGCACCAGCTCTTTTTTCCGGCGCTTCGCTTGGCGGTGCTTACGGACTCGTGGCCAATCAGGTCTTTCCTTCTCTCAACATTTCGCCACCTGCTTTTGCAATGGTCGGGATGGCAGCCGTTCTCGCAGGCACAATACATGCACCAATTACCTCGTTTATCCTGCTCTTTGAAATGACCCATGACTATCGGATTATTTTGCCACTGATAGCGGCAGTAAACGTTAGTCTGTTTCTCTCCTGGCATTTACAACACGATTCAGTATATACCTTGGGGCTGACGCGCAAGGGTATACGCCTGCACAGAGGACGTGACGTTGACGTGTTGGAAACAATTACGGTAAAAGAAGTCATGGAGACGGAATTTGTTACTTTACGGGAATCCGATACGTTGGCAGTAGCAACCGACTTGCTTAACCGAAAACGACAGCACGGTTTACCAGTGCTTAATGATGACGGCGAATTGTCCGGTATCATCACGGTGCAAGACATTGATCGCGCTCAGGAGAACGATAGCGATATAGTACGTATCGTTGGTGAAGTCTGCACGCGAGAATTACTTTTTGCATATCCCGACGAGACAATTGGCGTCGCGTTGCGGCGTATCGGAGTGCGCAACGTTGGCCAATTGCCTGTCGTGGCACGTGAAAATCAACGTCGTTTAGTAGGCTTGCTGCGTAATGCTGATATCGCACGCGCCTACGATCTGGCGGTAACCCGTCGAGCGGCAACACGGCAACGCATGTATTATTAA
- a CDS encoding NAD(P)/FAD-dependent oxidoreductase has product MEIKKNIVVMGAGYGGITAALRLARLFRQHPEYQIHLVDRNPYHTLKTQLHEAAVRKTAISIPIDRIIQRQKIIFHLGEVTRIDSLEHIVHMESKSLPFNYLIIALGSQVNFYNIPGLQENSFPLQTLRDAHLIFDYISQLCKHAASEPVEGRRRDMLRFVIGGGGLSGVEFAAELADHATQCVRNTHVNPQDVEIIIVESGSHIVPRMDESFATRIHKKLLEKGIKIIPKAKIIGRTPDTATLSSGEVLKTQTLIWTGGIRISELARESGLKIGQSGRIVVDEFLRADGLPFIYAIGDNALAINPITGQPVPTAAQFALQQGRLVAHNIYADIFGGMRIPYHPKVLGEVVSLGRHLAVGWLALPFLKKITFVGFLGSLLKTAVQEKHLFLLRKESGKWIAS; this is encoded by the coding sequence ATGGAAATCAAAAAGAACATTGTTGTCATGGGAGCAGGCTATGGAGGAATTACCGCAGCATTGAGGTTAGCAAGGTTGTTCCGGCAGCATCCTGAATATCAGATTCATCTCGTTGATAGAAACCCTTATCACACGCTCAAGACACAATTGCATGAGGCTGCTGTTCGGAAAACAGCGATATCCATTCCTATTGACCGCATTATACAAAGACAAAAAATCATTTTTCATCTTGGAGAAGTAACCAGGATAGATTCCCTTGAGCATATCGTTCATATGGAAAGCAAATCATTGCCATTTAACTACCTGATAATAGCGCTTGGGAGTCAGGTAAATTTTTACAATATTCCTGGGTTGCAGGAAAACTCCTTCCCGCTCCAGACTTTGAGAGACGCCCATCTGATCTTTGACTATATAAGTCAACTCTGTAAGCATGCGGCATCAGAACCGGTTGAAGGTCGGCGAAGAGATATGCTTCGGTTTGTCATCGGTGGCGGTGGTTTGTCAGGAGTAGAATTCGCAGCCGAGCTTGCTGACCATGCAACGCAGTGTGTCCGTAACACTCATGTGAATCCACAGGATGTTGAAATCATCATTGTCGAATCGGGTAGTCACATAGTCCCGAGAATGGATGAATCGTTTGCGACGCGTATTCATAAAAAACTCCTTGAAAAAGGCATTAAAATCATACCAAAAGCAAAAATTATTGGCCGGACACCGGACACTGCAACCCTTTCATCGGGTGAAGTATTGAAAACGCAAACATTAATCTGGACGGGAGGCATTCGCATCAGTGAACTTGCGAGAGAGAGCGGGTTGAAAATCGGGCAATCCGGGCGCATTGTTGTTGATGAGTTTCTCCGTGCAGATGGCTTGCCTTTTATTTATGCCATTGGCGATAATGCCCTTGCGATAAATCCCATAACAGGACAACCTGTTCCTACTGCTGCCCAGTTTGCATTGCAGCAAGGACGATTAGTAGCGCACAACATTTATGCAGACATTTTTGGGGGCATGAGGATACCGTACCATCCAAAGGTATTGGGCGAGGTCGTTAGCCTGGGAAGACATCTTGCCGTGGGATGGTTGGCTCTTCCCTTCTTGAAGAAAATTACCTTTGTTGGTTTTTTGGGGAGTCTTCTGAAAACGGCCGTTCAGGAGAAACACCTGTTCCTCCTAAGAAAAGAGAGTGGAAAGTGGATAGCATCATAA
- a CDS encoding hemerythrin domain-containing protein — protein MNRMVKLDPIAEFREDHRKVRDGLLELMEALQSKNVAKARKILDEINVLVGPHFRYEEEVLYPTLRVFLGEYVDQLLTEHDGVIATARSCAGLLKKDSLTDEEAKLAVSAARALLVHVSNCDGLSILSERLNKNEIDALSEKLATARKAGVPLLDWADTIRNK, from the coding sequence ATGAACAGGATGGTAAAATTAGACCCCATTGCAGAATTCAGAGAAGACCACAGAAAAGTAAGGGACGGATTACTTGAATTAATGGAAGCCTTGCAATCAAAGAATGTTGCGAAGGCAAGAAAAATACTTGATGAGATAAACGTGCTTGTTGGTCCACATTTCAGATACGAAGAAGAAGTACTTTATCCAACGTTACGCGTATTTTTGGGTGAGTACGTCGATCAATTACTCACGGAACATGATGGTGTAATAGCTACTGCCCGCTCTTGTGCCGGGTTGCTAAAGAAGGATAGCCTAACAGATGAAGAGGCAAAGCTGGCTGTTTCAGCGGCAAGAGCGCTCCTTGTTCATGTCTCAAACTGTGACGGTTTATCGATACTTTCCGAAAGATTAAACAAAAACGAGATAGATGCGTTAAGTGAGAAACTCGCTACCGCAAGAAAGGCGGGCGTACCTTTGTTAGATTGGGCTGATACTATAAGAAACAAGTAA
- a CDS encoding rubredoxin — protein sequence MEKYRCIVCGYIYDPKIGDTDHGVSPGTRFENLPDDWVCPECGHQRNNLKKFKIIEKVYDGIC from the coding sequence ATGGAAAAGTACAGATGCATTGTTTGTGGATATATCTATGACCCAAAGATCGGGGATACTGATCATGGGGTGAGCCCAGGCACCCGTTTTGAGAATTTGCCAGATGATTGGGTTTGCCCGGAATGTGGGCACCAAAGGAACAATTTGAAAAAATTTAAAATCATCGAAAAAGTGTACGACGGCATATGTTGA
- a CDS encoding DsrE/DsrF/DrsH-like family protein — protein METEKKGLSIIFHSGSYDRMYHGFSLVLVALALGREVRCFFTYWALQYLIKGKSVFQLNEEGQAHRKLLEEHMRKGHFQEISELLTQAKAMGAKFYACTNSMGLLNISRDELVNEVDKSMGLTTFLTETGQDQILFI, from the coding sequence ATGGAAACAGAGAAGAAAGGTTTGTCAATCATATTTCATAGCGGTTCCTACGACCGTATGTATCACGGTTTTTCTCTTGTCCTTGTAGCTCTGGCCTTAGGCAGGGAGGTAAGATGTTTTTTTACCTATTGGGCGCTACAATATCTGATAAAAGGGAAATCCGTGTTCCAGCTTAATGAAGAAGGACAGGCTCACAGGAAACTGCTGGAAGAGCATATGAGAAAAGGCCATTTTCAGGAAATATCTGAACTTTTAACCCAGGCTAAGGCTATGGGCGCAAAGTTTTATGCCTGCACCAACTCTATGGGTTTGTTAAACATATCCCGGGACGAACTGGTAAATGAGGTTGATAAGAGTATGGGACTCACCACATTTCTGACAGAGACTGGCCAGGATCAAATCCTGTTTATCTGA
- a CDS encoding GYD domain-containing protein, producing MAEEKGITILGAYVTVTEHDYFIIFEAIDYGAAVEFFLPLVPSQTGKIVPVLTMDEWLKIMPK from the coding sequence TTGGCAGAAGAAAAGGGCATAACGATACTGGGAGCATACGTAACAGTTACAGAACATGATTATTTTATCATCTTTGAAGCAATCGATTACGGCGCAGCAGTAGAATTCTTTCTTCCACTGGTACCCAGTCAAACCGGGAAAATTGTACCCGTACTCACCATGGATGAATGGTTGAAAATAATGCCAAAATGA
- a CDS encoding GYD domain-containing protein — protein sequence MNQKRTMLLGACILFATTMFMSSDICASENEKEPGWNIGVTGKKTVYVAHWIHTPENCPGRNEDGAMTLRKFWEGRKMAEEKGITILGAYATVTEHDFFIILEASDFSSVVEFFLPLVPSQTGKIVPVLTMDECLRMVSR from the coding sequence ATGAACCAAAAGAGAACTATGCTATTGGGAGCCTGTATTCTATTTGCAACCACGATGTTTATGAGTTCTGACATCTGTGCCAGCGAGAATGAGAAGGAGCCTGGATGGAATATTGGCGTTACCGGGAAAAAAACGGTATACGTCGCTCACTGGATACATACCCCGGAAAACTGCCCTGGCAGGAATGAAGATGGAGCAATGACGTTAAGGAAGTTCTGGGAGGGAAGGAAAATGGCTGAAGAGAAAGGTATAACAATACTGGGAGCTTATGCCACGGTCACAGAACATGATTTTTTTATTATCCTGGAAGCAAGTGACTTTAGCTCAGTAGTAGAATTTTTTCTTCCGCTGGTGCCCAGTCAAACCGGAAAAATTGTACCCGTTCTCACTATGGACGAATGCCTGCGGATGGTGTCTCGGTAG
- a CDS encoding DUF488 domain-containing protein: MIGIKRVYEKPDNGDGIRVLIDRLWPRGLKKEDAAIDYWMKEIAPSDTLRKWFAHKEERWQEFKSRYRKELKDKSELLKQLIDLEKKKKVTLLYAAKDEARNNAEVLLEVLKKK; the protein is encoded by the coding sequence ATGATTGGAATAAAACGAGTTTATGAAAAACCAGACAATGGTGATGGAATAAGGGTGCTGATTGATCGTCTCTGGCCCCGAGGTCTTAAAAAAGAAGACGCTGCCATCGATTACTGGATGAAAGAGATTGCCCCCAGCGACACGCTCCGAAAGTGGTTTGCTCATAAAGAAGAACGTTGGCAGGAGTTTAAAAGTCGTTATAGGAAAGAGCTGAAAGATAAAAGCGAGCTCCTGAAACAATTGATAGACCTAGAAAAAAAGAAAAAGGTTACTCTCTTATATGCCGCCAAAGATGAAGCCAGAAATAATGCGGAAGTGCTTTTGGAGGTACTGAAAAAGAAGTGA
- a CDS encoding phosphosulfolactate synthase produces MAQLTTNDQERAFSFLRINKRQSKPRSQGVTEIRGPYYTPMGRNYLCDVLGTMGTYIDTLKFAGGSFTLMPRRVVKEIIDLCHAHKVRVSTGGFIEYVLTQGNEAVNYYLQECKDLGFDIIEISSGFITVPTEDLLRLVEKVLNAGLIAKPEVGIQFGSGGASAAEELEAEGTRDPEWAILQARRFLEAGAYMIMIESEGITENVKTWRTDVVARIIHALGLEKVMFEAADPDVFSWYIKNYGPEVNLFVDHSQIVQLESLRSGIWGTKSLWGRVLTYKS; encoded by the coding sequence ATGGCTCAATTGACCACAAATGACCAAGAGCGGGCATTTTCCTTCTTAAGAATCAATAAACGACAATCGAAGCCACGCTCTCAGGGTGTAACGGAAATTCGCGGCCCTTACTATACACCAATGGGTAGAAATTATCTCTGTGACGTTCTTGGAACCATGGGCACCTACATAGACACCCTTAAGTTTGCCGGTGGATCGTTCACCCTCATGCCAAGGCGAGTAGTAAAAGAGATCATCGACCTCTGCCATGCCCATAAAGTACGTGTATCCACCGGAGGTTTCATAGAATATGTGCTAACACAAGGGAACGAGGCTGTAAATTATTACCTTCAGGAATGCAAGGATCTCGGCTTCGATATTATCGAGATTTCAAGCGGTTTCATCACCGTACCGACGGAAGACCTGTTGCGCCTTGTTGAAAAAGTATTAAATGCCGGATTGATTGCAAAACCAGAAGTTGGGATTCAGTTTGGGTCCGGTGGCGCAAGCGCTGCTGAAGAACTGGAAGCGGAGGGAACGCGTGACCCGGAATGGGCTATCTTGCAGGCAAGACGTTTCTTGGAAGCCGGGGCATACATGATTATGATTGAGTCAGAAGGTATCACAGAGAATGTAAAGACGTGGCGCACTGATGTTGTGGCCAGAATCATTCACGCACTGGGTCTTGAAAAAGTGATGTTTGAAGCGGCTGATCCGGATGTCTTTTCGTGGTATATCAAGAATTATGGACCGGAGGTTAATCTCTTTGTTGATCACAGCCAGATTGTTCAGCTTGAATCTCTGAGGTCGGGCATCTGGGGAACAAAAAGCCTCTGGGGCCGTGTTCTCACCTATAAAAGTTAA
- a CDS encoding pyridoxamine 5'-phosphate oxidase family protein: MISYYKHEEVLQMLPDKMMLILKYEGVVAIVTMGGDGPHMVNTWNSYIVVTRDGHLLLPVGGMIQTEANVEKNNNILLTLGSREVQELRGPGAGFLIKGTAAFIKSGGQFDIIKKRFSWVRAAMEITILSATQTL, encoded by the coding sequence ATGATAAGCTACTATAAACATGAGGAGGTTTTACAGATGCTCCCGGATAAGATGATGCTGATTCTTAAATACGAGGGTGTAGTCGCAATAGTGACCATGGGCGGGGACGGTCCGCATATGGTAAATACCTGGAATAGCTACATAGTCGTCACCCGGGATGGGCATCTTTTGCTCCCTGTTGGCGGCATGATACAGACTGAGGCCAATGTGGAGAAAAATAACAACATTCTTTTAACCCTTGGAAGCCGTGAGGTACAGGAACTCCGCGGCCCGGGTGCAGGGTTCCTGATCAAAGGCACAGCGGCCTTCATAAAATCTGGCGGACAATTTGACATCATAAAAAAACGATTTTCCTGGGTGAGAGCGGCTATGGAGATAACAATCCTCTCTGCCACACAGACATTGTAA
- a CDS encoding hemerythrin domain-containing protein produces the protein MMMNNSPTKMLEDEHLVIAKVISAAPVLADQLEAGQAVDEKTLHGLIEFMHTFADKCHHGKEDDLLFPTLVNKGISKQGCPIGALTAEHARGRTLVQELSNAADAYQSGDRNAENMLVKSLREIITLYPNHIWKEDYLLFPLTNKVLSLEEQQALYRQFEQVWERVGRDVHHRLEQFAEELSKSAHTC, from the coding sequence ATGATGATGAACAATAGCCCAACCAAAATGCTTGAGGATGAACACCTTGTTATTGCCAAAGTGATCAGCGCGGCTCCAGTGCTGGCCGACCAGTTAGAAGCAGGCCAGGCAGTCGATGAAAAAACGCTTCATGGATTGATTGAATTCATGCACACCTTCGCTGATAAATGTCATCACGGCAAAGAAGACGATTTGCTATTCCCGACTTTGGTTAATAAGGGCATCTCGAAACAAGGCTGCCCTATAGGAGCACTAACGGCCGAGCACGCGCGCGGCCGGACGCTCGTCCAAGAGTTGTCCAATGCAGCAGATGCTTACCAAAGCGGCGATCGCAATGCCGAAAATATGCTGGTGAAAAGCCTGAGAGAGATTATCACGTTGTATCCCAACCACATTTGGAAAGAAGACTACCTGCTGTTCCCGTTGACGAACAAGGTGCTAAGTTTGGAGGAACAGCAAGCCTTATATCGGCAATTTGAACAGGTGTGGGAACGGGTGGGCAGGGACGTGCATCACCGTCTGGAACAGTTCGCTGAGGAGCTTTCCAAAAGCGCTCATACCTGTTAG
- a CDS encoding VOC family protein, which yields MMFKRVDHVEIVPGNAEKTIDFYVNVLGFKMKNRKEMKIPPMREIIYIELGDTVVEIISVDEPKPKPENLWEVGYRGIALEVDDMTVAVDYLKGKGIAIAKEPIDLGNSFRGEIRDPDGLLIELRQWK from the coding sequence ATGATGTTCAAGAGAGTCGACCATGTGGAAATCGTGCCAGGGAATGCAGAAAAGACCATTGACTTCTATGTAAACGTTCTTGGCTTTAAAATGAAGAATCGCAAGGAAATGAAGATACCGCCCATGAGAGAGATTATTTATATTGAACTTGGCGATACGGTTGTTGAGATTATCTCCGTAGATGAGCCTAAGCCAAAACCTGAAAATCTCTGGGAGGTAGGATATAGAGGCATCGCTCTTGAAGTGGATGATATGACAGTGGCGGTGGATTACCTGAAGGGCAAAGGAATCGCCATAGCCAAGGAGCCAATAGACCTGGGCAATTCATTCCGTGGAGAGATAAGAGACCCGGATGGGCTTCTTATTGAACTCCGGCAGTGGAAATAA